In Polynucleobacter sp. TUM22923, one genomic interval encodes:
- the hyi gene encoding hydroxypyruvate isomerase, with the protein MIKLSANLSMLFTEDAFLRRFKRAADNGFAAVEFLFPYEYKTEEIQEKLKQFNLKIVLHNLPAGNWEGGERGIACHPDRIEEFKKGVDLAVEYASALGVTQLNCLSGIKPSNVSDTDAEKTLIENLKFAAGKLKAANIKLLVEPINNYDIPGFILNSTKKAIEIMDAVDSDNIYLQYDIYHAQRMEGELLGNIHKYFDRIAHIQLADNPGRNEPGTGEINYKNIFKALNKLNYQGWIGCEYKPAKETTVGLVWVDTHGLNH; encoded by the coding sequence ATGATCAAATTGTCAGCTAACTTATCTATGTTGTTCACGGAAGATGCATTTCTGCGGCGCTTCAAACGCGCTGCTGATAATGGTTTTGCAGCTGTTGAATTTTTATTCCCTTATGAATATAAGACTGAGGAAATTCAAGAAAAATTAAAACAATTTAATTTAAAAATTGTTTTGCATAATTTGCCAGCTGGTAATTGGGAGGGGGGTGAGAGAGGTATTGCTTGCCATCCAGATCGCATTGAAGAGTTTAAAAAAGGCGTAGATCTGGCGGTTGAATATGCATCGGCATTGGGTGTTACTCAACTCAATTGCTTGTCAGGAATCAAGCCAAGCAATGTGAGTGATACTGATGCTGAAAAAACTTTAATTGAAAATTTGAAGTTTGCAGCAGGTAAATTAAAAGCCGCAAATATTAAACTACTAGTTGAGCCAATTAATAACTACGACATTCCTGGATTTATCTTAAATTCCACTAAAAAAGCTATTGAAATTATGGATGCTGTAGATAGTGACAATATCTACCTTCAATATGACATCTACCACGCACAGCGCATGGAGGGTGAATTGCTGGGCAATATTCATAAGTACTTTGATCGAATTGCGCATATCCAGTTAGCTGACAACCCAGGCCGTAATGAGCCAGGAACGGGTGAGATTAACTATAAAAATATTTTCAAAGCGCTTAACAAATTGAATTATCAGGGCTGGATAGGTTGTGAGTACAAGCCAGCAAAAGAAACAACTGTTGGTCTGGTTTGGGTTGATACCCACGGATTAAATCACTAA
- the gcl gene encoding glyoxylate carboligase, translating to MAKMRAIDAAVLVLEKEGVDQVFGVPGAAINPLYSALKKHGGISHILARHVEGASHMAEGYTRAKAGNIGICIGTSGPAGTDMITGLYSAGADSIPILCITGQAPRARLYKEDFQAVDIESIAKPVTKWAVTVREPGLVPRAFQQAFHFMRSARPGPVLIDLPIDVQMAEIEFDIDTYEPLPVYKPHATRKQIEKAMDMLMSSDKPLIVAGGGIINADASKLLVEFAEITGIPVIPTLMGWGTIPDDHHLMAGMVGLQTSHRYGNATMLASDFVLGIGNRWANRHTGSVEVYTKGRTFVHIDIEPTQIGRVFNPDLGIVSDAGSALKLLVEIAKERKAKNKLKDFKEWADRCAERKELMLRKSHFDNIPIKPQRVYEEMNKAFPRDTIYVTTIGLSQIAGGQFLRVYGPRNWINCGQAGPLGWTIPAALGVVAADPTRTVVGLSGDYDFQFLIEELAVGAQFMLPYVHVLVNNSYLGLIRQAQRGFDMDYGVQLAFENQNVDDPVLKGYGVDHKAVVEGLGCKTLRITDPNKIEAALIEAQKMARHFSVPVVVEVILEKVTNIAMGTEIDNIMEFEDVDCRHPDGIKGLELAGLLD from the coding sequence ATGGCAAAGATGCGTGCAATTGATGCAGCGGTATTGGTATTGGAAAAAGAGGGTGTTGATCAAGTTTTTGGCGTTCCAGGAGCGGCCATTAATCCTTTATATTCCGCATTAAAAAAACATGGTGGTATTAGCCATATCCTTGCTCGACATGTAGAGGGTGCCTCACATATGGCTGAGGGCTATACACGTGCCAAAGCGGGTAATATCGGCATTTGTATTGGCACATCTGGCCCTGCTGGAACAGATATGATTACCGGGTTGTACTCTGCAGGTGCGGATTCTATTCCAATCTTATGCATTACCGGTCAGGCCCCAAGGGCAAGATTGTACAAAGAAGATTTCCAAGCAGTTGATATTGAGTCGATTGCTAAGCCGGTAACTAAATGGGCTGTTACAGTGCGCGAGCCTGGACTGGTTCCCCGCGCTTTCCAGCAGGCATTTCACTTTATGCGCTCAGCAAGACCTGGACCAGTGTTAATTGATCTTCCGATTGATGTCCAAATGGCCGAGATTGAATTTGACATTGATACTTATGAGCCATTGCCAGTTTATAAGCCACATGCGACTCGCAAGCAAATTGAAAAAGCAATGGATATGTTGATGTCATCTGACAAGCCATTGATCGTAGCTGGCGGTGGCATTATTAATGCAGATGCATCTAAGTTGTTGGTGGAGTTTGCAGAGATCACTGGTATCCCAGTTATTCCGACTTTAATGGGTTGGGGAACTATTCCAGACGACCATCATTTAATGGCAGGCATGGTTGGCTTACAAACAAGTCACCGTTATGGAAATGCAACGATGCTCGCTAGCGACTTCGTTCTTGGGATTGGTAACCGTTGGGCTAACCGTCATACAGGATCCGTTGAGGTTTACACAAAAGGGCGCACATTTGTACATATCGATATTGAGCCAACTCAAATCGGTCGAGTATTTAATCCTGATTTGGGGATTGTGTCTGATGCTGGTTCTGCATTAAAGCTGTTGGTTGAAATTGCCAAGGAAAGAAAAGCTAAAAACAAGCTCAAAGACTTTAAAGAATGGGCGGATCGTTGTGCGGAGAGAAAAGAACTAATGTTGCGCAAGAGTCATTTTGACAATATTCCTATCAAACCACAAAGAGTCTATGAGGAAATGAACAAGGCCTTTCCAAGAGACACAATTTATGTCACAACAATCGGTTTATCTCAGATTGCTGGAGGCCAGTTCTTGCGTGTTTATGGCCCAAGAAATTGGATCAATTGTGGCCAAGCTGGACCACTGGGTTGGACTATTCCTGCTGCATTAGGTGTTGTTGCTGCAGACCCCACTCGCACGGTAGTAGGGCTCTCTGGCGATTATGACTTTCAGTTTCTGATTGAAGAGTTGGCAGTGGGCGCTCAATTCATGCTGCCTTATGTGCATGTTCTGGTCAATAACAGCTACCTTGGCTTGATTCGCCAGGCTCAACGAGGCTTTGATATGGACTATGGTGTTCAGCTAGCATTTGAAAATCAAAATGTGGATGATCCTGTATTGAAGGGCTACGGAGTTGATCATAAAGCAGTCGTTGAGGGCTTAGGCTGTAAAACATTGCGCATAACAGACCCGAACAAGATCGAAGCGGCTTTGATAGAGGCCCAAAAAATGGCACGTCACTTTAGTGTTCCCGTAGTAGTAGAGGTTATTTTAGAAAAAGTAACTAACATCGCCATGGGTACAGAGATTGACAACATTATGGAGTTTGAAGATGTTGACTGTAGACATCCAGATGGTATTAAAGGCCTGGAGTTAGCTGGTTTACTTGATTAA
- a CDS encoding LysR family transcriptional regulator, with translation MDKFKEAKALLLVADFGSLAKAAIQENVTPAVISRRLDALERRLGVKLLHRSTRSIKFTDVGMLFLEDCRRLTNEWDQVEESISFGPREVTGYLNITAPAAFGRLHIAPHAALFLKQHPKIKLSFNFTDKVLGFVQEGYDLSIRIGGNVDPNLVSTELAVNKRVVCASPSYLQKNGIPQHPKDLLSHECLVLNYRDTSHNAWQFQDKGIPFQVKTHGSIDCNDGEILKNWAINGLGLVWRSTWEVQDELKNGKLITVLDEFSIAGYNIMAVYPHQRIVPTKVQEFISHLKKIYEVEIPPL, from the coding sequence ATGGACAAGTTCAAAGAAGCTAAAGCGCTGCTTCTAGTAGCTGATTTTGGCAGTCTAGCCAAAGCAGCCATTCAGGAGAACGTAACACCAGCTGTAATAAGTAGGCGTTTAGACGCGCTCGAGCGAAGGTTGGGTGTAAAACTATTGCACCGCAGCACACGTTCGATTAAATTTACGGATGTAGGAATGCTGTTCTTAGAGGATTGCCGTAGACTCACCAATGAATGGGATCAGGTAGAAGAAAGTATTTCTTTTGGGCCCCGAGAGGTCACTGGATATCTAAATATAACTGCACCTGCCGCATTCGGACGACTTCATATTGCTCCACACGCCGCGCTATTCCTTAAGCAACATCCCAAAATTAAACTTTCCTTTAACTTTACAGACAAGGTATTAGGCTTTGTACAAGAAGGCTATGACCTATCCATCCGCATTGGTGGAAACGTCGATCCTAATTTAGTTTCCACTGAGCTTGCTGTCAATAAAAGGGTTGTTTGTGCAAGCCCGTCCTATCTCCAGAAGAACGGCATCCCTCAACATCCAAAGGATTTGCTAAGTCATGAATGCTTGGTACTGAATTACAGAGATACCTCACACAATGCGTGGCAATTTCAGGACAAAGGCATTCCTTTTCAGGTAAAAACTCATGGTTCAATTGACTGCAATGATGGCGAAATATTGAAAAATTGGGCTATCAATGGTCTAGGACTAGTTTGGCGTTCAACTTGGGAAGTGCAGGACGAACTTAAAAATGGAAAGCTGATAACTGTACTGGATGAATTCAGTATTGCGGGTTACAACATTATGGCGGTTTACCCACATCAAAGAATCGTACCAACCAAAGTGCAAGAATTTATCTCTCACCTTAAAAAAATATACGAAGTAGAGATTCCACCTCTTTAA